The Streptomyces rimosus genomic interval CCCAGCTACCCGGAGGTCGCCGAGTCCTACGAGCGGATCGCCGGCCAGGCGGCCGGTGAGGAGGACGCCTTCCGCGCGACGCTGCGCCAGGGCACCGCCGTCCTGGACACCGCCGTCGGCAAGGTCAAGGCGGAGGGCGGCCGTTCGCTGCCCGGCAAGCAGGCGTTCCTGCTGCACGACACGTACGGCTTCCCCATCGACCTCACCCTGGAGATGGCCGCCGAACAGGGCGTCGAGGTGGACCGCGAGGGCTTCGCCGCGCTGATGCGCGAGCAGCGCGAGCGGGCCCGTGCCGACGCCCGGGCCCGCAAGTCGGGCGGCGCCGTGGACATGTCCGCGCTCCGCACGGTCCTGGACGAGCACGGGCCCACCGACTGGCGCGCCTGGGACACCCTGGAGACCGACTCCAAGGTGCTGGCCGTCCTCGGTGCTCAAGGCCCCGTGCCGGTGGCCCGTGAAGGCGACATCGTCACCGTCGTCCTCGACCGCACCCCCTTCTACGCCGAGTCCGGTGGCCAGGACAGCGACGCGGGCCGCCTCTCCGGCACCTCGGTCGAGGCCGAGGTGCTGGACGTGCAGCGCCCGCTCCCCGGCCTGGTCGCCCACCAGATCCGGGTCACCGCCGGTGAACTCGCCCTGGGGGACGCCCTGCACGCGGCCGTGGACCCCGAGTGGCGGCTCGGCGCGCGCCAGGCCCACTCCGGTACGCACGTACTGCACGCCGCCCTCCGCGAGATCCTCGGCCCGACGGCCCTCCAGTCCGGCTCGTACAACCGGCCCGGCTACCTGCGTCTGGACTTCCCGTGGCGCGGCGGTCTGTCCGCCACCGTCCGCAGCGAGGTCGAGGAGGCCGCGAACCGGGCGCTCCGCCGCGACCTGCCGGTGGGGGTGAAGTGGATGACGCTCCCGGAGGCCAAGGAGCTGGGCGCGCTCGCGCTCTTCGACGAGACGTACGGCGAGAAGGTGCGCGTCGTGGAGATCGGCGGCTCCTGGTCGCGTGAGCTGTGCGGCGGTACGCATGTTGAGCACGCGTCCCAGGTCGGCGTCGTCGCCCTCACCGCCGAATCCTCCGTGGGCGCCGGAATGCGCCGCCTGGAAGCCTCCGTCGGCATCGAGGGCTTCGGCTACCTCGCCCGCGAACGCGATCTGGTCGCCCAGATCGCCGAGCAGGTCCAGGCTCCGCGCGCCGAACTCGCCGACCGGGTGGCCGGGTTGCTGGAGCGCCTGAAGGCCACCGACCGGGAGAACCAGCGGCTGCGGCAGCAGGCCACCGTGGCGCGCGCCGCCGGGCTGGCCGACTCCGCCGTACAGGCGGGCGCCTTCCGGGTGGTGACCGCCACCGCCGACGGCGGCGACGAAGCCCGCGCGCTGGCCATGGCCGTACGGGACCGGATGCCCGCCGGTCAGCCCGCCGCCGTGGCCGTCGGCTCGGCCACGGACGGCAAGGCGGCCTTGGTGGTCGCCCTGAACAAGAGCGGCAAGGAGGCGGGCGCCTCGGCGTCGGACCTGGTCAAGCGCCTGCTGAACGGGCGCGGCGGCGGCTCCCCCGAGCTGGCCCAGGGCGGCGGGCTGCCGGCCGACCGGCTGCCGGAGACGCTGGCCGCGCTGCCGAAGCTGATTGCGGAGAAGGCGTAACGCCGGTCAGCTCGTTTCCGTCAGCGCCCCGTACGCGTCCGGCCGGCGCGTGGTGAGGAACGGGAACAGCTCCAGCCAGTCACGGCGGGCGTCCAGGTCCAGGTCGGCGACCAGCACGGCGGGTTCGTCGCGGGGCGCCTGGGCCAGGACGCGGCCGTACGGGTCGGCGATGAAGGAGCTGCCGTAGAAGGTGAGCGGGCCCTCGGTGCCGGTGCGGTTCGGGACGATCATGAAGGTGCCGTTGGCGATCGCGTTGCCGGTGATCACCTTCTGCCACAGCGGCTGGGTGTCGAAGCCCGGGTGGCCCGGCTCGGAGCCGATGGCGGTCGGGTAGACCAGCACTTCGGCACCGGCCAGCGAGTAGGCGCGGGCCAGTTCGGGGAACCACTGGTCCCAGCAGGTCGGCAGGCCGAAAGCGGCGTGCTCGACGGTGTGGACGGGGAAGGCGTCGGCGCCCGCCGGGCCGGGCCGGAACCAGTGGTCCTCGTAGTAGCCCTCGGTGACGGGGATGTGGGTCTTGCGCGTACGGCCCGCGAGGGTGCCGTCCGGGGCGACGAGGACGGCGGTGTTGTAGCCGAGGCCGTCGGGCGTCACGGTGCCGTCCGGGCCCGGTTCGGGGTCGGCGCGCTCGTACAGCGAGGCGTGGACGTACACGCCGTACTCGCGCGCGGCCTCGGCGGCGAAGGAGACGGTCGGCCCGGTGCGCAGATCCTCCGGCTCGGCGGGCTCGGGGTGGTCGTCCTTGCGGACCACCGCGAAGTACGGCGAGAGGGTCAGCTCCTGGAGGCAGACGACGCGGGCGCCTTCGGCGGCGGCCAGGCGGATGCCCTCCTTGAGGGCGGCGCGGTGCTCGTCGGGATCACGGTGCCACCGCTGCTGTACGAGGGCGACGCGCAGCGGGCCGCGCTCGGCCGGGCGGGTGCGGGCCGGCGAGGCGGGCGGGGTGAGGGCGGTGATCACACGCATGGCGGGGCTCCCGGGGTGCGGCAGAGCGGGTACGCGGGCTGCCGGAACGTTCCGGCAGGGAGCAATGTACGAGTGCCGGAACGTTCCGGCAAGGGGTGCGTACGGTGCGGGCTCCCGCCGGCCCGTCCGCGGGCTTCGGGACGCCGCGCCTGCCCGGCAAAGGGGGAGCGTGCAGGTGCCCCGGGGAAAGCGCCCTCTAAACTTGCGCCCCGTGACCAGCCGCCGCACCGTGACCCTGCTCGATGTCGCACGGGCCGCCGGGGTCTCCAAGAGCACCGTCTCCGACGCGCTCCAGGGGTCCGGCCGGGTGGCGGAGGAGACCCGCCGCCGGGTCCGCGACGCCGCCGACCGGCTCGGCTACCGGCCCAACAGCGCGGCCCGCCGCCTCCGCCGGGCCAGTACCGGCGCGCTCGGCCTGCATCTGCCGCGCACCGCGACCCGGCTGGACTACTACATGACGCTCGCCTTCGGCGCCGTGACCCGCGCCCAGGAGGACGGCCTGGACGTGGTACTGCTGGCGCCCGACGGCGGGGCCGCCGGGCGGCTCGCCTCGCGCGTGGACGGTCTGCTGGTGATCGACCCCGAGGCCGCCGACGACGCGGTGACCGGGCTGCTCGACGCGGGCGTGCCGGTGGTCACCGGCGAGCGCTACCTCGGTCCGGCGACCGCCCCGGCCGGGGCCGTGGTCTGCGACAACGCCGCCTCGCTGACCGCACTGCTGGACCATGTACGTGCGGCCGGGGCCCGTCGCCCGGCCCTGCTCGCGCCCGCCGGCACCTCCGCGTGGGCCACCGCGCTGCGGGACACGGCGGCGGACTGGGGCCGTACGCACGGGTGCGACGTCGCCGTACGGACCGTGCCGTTCGCCGCCACCCCGGACGAGGCGGCACGCGCCACCGCGGATCTGCTGGCGGACGATCCGGCCGTGGACGCGGTGCTGTGCGCGCCCGACGGGGCCGCCATCGGCGTACTACGAGCCGTCTCCGAGAGCGGCCGGACGACTGGGCGGGACCTGCTCGTCGCGTCCTGCGTGGACGGCGCGGCCCTGCGCGGCAGCGCGCCACCCGTGACGGCAATCGACCTGCGCCCGGACGCGTACGGGCGGGCCTGCGCAGCCCTGCTCTGCGACATCCTGGCCGGGCGGGCGGCACCGGAAACCGTCCGCCACCATGAGTGGGAGTTGCGGGTGCGGGCGTCGACCCGTCCGGAGGCGGGGGAAACACCGACCTGACGGACCGGCCGCGAGCCTGACGCTACTTCGCGTACAGCGCCAACGCCCCCGTAACCGTCGCCTCCAGCGCCGCGGGATCGGCCCCCGTACGGGACCGCAAGTTGACCCCGTACGCGAGCAGAGCCAGCAGCCCGGCAACGGCGTCCGGGTCCACGCCCGGGGCGAGTTGGCCGTGCCCGGCGGCGGGCATCGACCGCCCGGGGCAAGGGAACACTTGACGGATCGGCCCCGAGCCTCACGCTACTTCGCGTACAGCGCCAACGCGCCCATAACCGTCGCCTCCAGCGCCGCAGGATCGGCCCCCGTACGCGACCGCAAGTTGACCCCGTACGCAAGCAGGGCCAGCAGCCCGGCGACGGCGTCCGGGTCTGTGCCCGAGGCGAGTTGATCGTGTGCGGCGGCGGTGTGGAGCACCGACCGCAGGGCGTCGACCAGTGACTGGTGGTGTTCTTCGAGCAGTTGGCGTACGGCGGGGTCGGCGCTGGACGGGCCGGTGTGGGCGTTGGCGATCAGGCAGCCCCAGCGGGCGTACGGGCCGTGGCAGCGCAGCCGGATCAGTTCGGTGAAGAACTCGGTGACGGCGGGCAGGCCGCGGGGGTCCGCCGCCAGCCGGGCGAAGGCGGGCCGCGACCACTGTTCGACGTACCGGCGGAGGGCGGCGAGGTAGAGGTCCTGCTTGCCGCCGAAGGTGGCGTAGAGGCTGGAGCGGCTGACGCCGGTGCGGTCGACGACCTCCTGGATGCCGGTCGCGGTGACGCCGCGCTCCCAGAACAGCCGGACCACGGCCTCCAGGGCCGCGTCCGGGTCGAAGTGCTTGATGTCCGGCATGCCCGGGCCCGCCGCCTTCCGTTCGCGTTCGTCCGCGTCCGCACTCGCCGGTACGCGCCGACTTCTTGAATCAGCCGTTCCAAGATAACCCCGCGCAGCCCTTGGCAAGAGGGGCCCGCACCCGTAACTTGAAACGACCGTTCCAAGTTACGTGCGTCCCGCACGCCTTCCAGGACAGGTGGGCCAACCCATGAGCCTCAACGCCGAGTTGCACGCCTTCTTCACGGACCGCTACCCGCAGATCCCGGCCGCCGCGCGGGCGGTCATGGAGCGGGCCGGACGCGAACTGGCCGAGTCCGGGCAGGCCGCCGGGGCGCCCGGTCCCGGCACGCCGGCCCCCGACTTCACGCTGCCCGCGGCGGACGGGCGGAAGGTCACCCTGAGCAGCCTGCTGGCCGAGGGGCCGGTCGTGCTCACCTTCTACCGCGGCGCGTGGTGCCCGTACTGCAATCTCGCGCTGCGCTCCCTCCAGGAGCACCACGCCGCCATCATCGCGCGCGGCGCCCGGCTGGTGGCCGTCTCGCCGCAGGTGCCCGACGAGTCCCTGACCCTCGCCCAGAAGCACGAGCTGGCCTTCGACGTGCTCAGCGACGTGGGCTCCGAGGTCGCCGAGCGGTACGGCATCGCCTTCGACCTGCCCGAGGACCTGGCCGCCGTGTACGACTCCTTCGGCTTCGAGATGCAGCGCGTCAACGGCGGGCATCCGCGCACGCTGCCGCTGCCCGCCACCTTCGTCATCGACCGTACGGGCACGGTCCGCTGGACCTTCGCCGACCCGGACTACGTCAAGCGTGCCGAACCGGCGGACATCCTGGCGGCCCTGGACGCCCTTCCCGCCGCCTGACTCCCGGCCCCTCGGCTCGCAAACGCGGCAATCCAGTCAAAATAGGTAGAAACCATACGCCCCTCCTGAGACGATCGCCTCATGACCCCACGTTCCTTCGACGACCTGGTGGCCGAGGCGGAATCCGTATCCGTCGCCGGCTGGGACTTCTCCTGGCTGGACGGCCGGGCCACCGAACAACGCCCCTCCTGGGGGTACCAGCGCTCCTTGGGCACGCGGCTGGCGGGCGCCACCGCCGCGCTGGACATCCAGACCGGCGGCGGCGAAGTCCTGGCGGGCGCCGGTCCTTTGCCGCCGGTCATGGCGGCCACCGAGTCCTGGCCGCCGAACGTCGCGAAGGCGACCGCGCTGCTGCACCCGCTCGGCGCGGTCGTCGTCGCCGACCCGGACGAGCCGCCGCTGCCGTTCGCCGACGGCGCCTTCGACCTCGTCACCAGCCGCCATCCGGCCACCGTGTGGTGGTCGGAGATCGCCCGTGTGCTGCGCCCCGGCGGCACGTACTTCGCCCAGCACGTCGGCCCGGCCAGCGTCTTCGAGCTGGTCGAGTACTTCCTCGGCCCACAGCCCGAGGAGGTGCGGCGCAAGCGCCACCCCGACGACGAGAGCCGGGACGCCGAGGCCGCCGGCCTGGAGATCGCGGATCTGCGCGCCGAATCCCTGCGCATGGAGTTCTTCGACATCGGGGCGGTGATCTACTTCCTGCGCAAGGTGATCTGGATGGTGCCGGGCTTCACGGTCGACGGCTACCGCGACCGCCTGCGCGAACTGGACGCGAAGATCCGGGCGGAGGGGCCGTTCGTGGCCCACTCCACCCGCTTCCTCATCGAGGCCCGCAAGCCCGCCTGAGAGCCCGGGGTACGGGGCGGTCACGGCCGCCCCGTACTCCTCACGCCAGCTCCACCAACTCCGCGTACTCCCGCCCCCACAGATCCTCCGTGCCCTCCGGCAGCACCAGCACCCGGTCGGGACGGAGGGCTTCGACGGCGCCCGGGTCGTGGCTGACCAGCACGATCGCGCCGGGGTAGGCGCCGACGGCGGCCAGCACCTCGTCCCGGGAGGCCGGGTCGAGGTGGTTGGTCGGCTCGTCCAGGAGGAGGACGTTGGCGCGCGAGTGGACCAGACCGGCCAGCGCCAGCCGGGTCTTCTCGCCGCCGGACAGCACCCGTACCGGCTTGTCCGCGTCGTCCCCGGAGAAGAGGAACGCGCCGAGGACGTGCCGGGCCTCGCCGTCGGTCAGGTGCGGCGCGGCGGCGGCCAGGTTCTCGCGGACCGTACGGGACGGGTCGAGCGTGTCGTGCTCCTGCGCGAAGTAGCCCAGCCGCAGACCGTGCCCGGCCACCACGCGCCCCGCGTCAGGGGTCTCCCGCCCGGCCAGCAGCCGCAACAGAGTCGTCTTCCCGGCACCATTGAGCCCGAGCACGACCAGCCGGCTCCCCCGGTCCACGGCCAGGTCGACGCCGTCGAGCACCCGGTGCTCCCCGTACGCCTTGGCCAGGCCGACCGCGCCCAGCGGCACCCGGCCGCACGGCGCGGGCTCGGGCAGCCGGATGCGCGCGGTCTTCTCGGCGCGCCGCACCGGCTCCAGCTCCGCGAGCATGCGGTCGGCGCGGCGGGCCATGTTCTTCGCGGAGGCGGCCGTCGCGACGTGCGCGCGCGTCTTGTCGGCCTGGCTGTGCAGCGCCGCCGCCTTCCGCTCCGCGTTGGCGCGCTCCCGCGTCCGGCGCCGCTCGTCCGCCGCGCGCTGGGCGAGGTAGGTGTGCCAGCCGGTGTTGTGCACGTCGAGTGCGGCGCGCGCCGGGTCCAGGTGGAACACCCGGTTGACGGTGTCGGCGAGCAGCCCGGTGTCGTGGCTGATCACCACCAGCCCGCCGCGGTACGCGGACAGGAAGCCGCGCAGCCAGGCGACCGAGTCGGCGTCGAGGTGGTTGGTCGGCTCGTCCAGCAGCAGCGTGCCGTGCCCGGCGAACAGGATGCGGGCCAGCTCCACCCGCCGCCGCTGCCCGCCCGACAGCCCGCCGACGGGCTGGTGCAGCACCCGCTCCGGCAGCCCCACCCCGGCCGCGACGCGCGCCGCCTCGGCCTCGGCCGCGTACCCGCCGCACGCTTGGAAGGCGTCCTCGGCCCGCGCGTAAGCGGCCATCGCCTTCTCCTGCGCGGCGGCCCCCACGGCGTCGGCCAGCGCCTCCGTGGCGCGTCGTAGGTCATGTACGGCCTGGTCCAGACCGCGCGCGGAAAGAATCCGGCCGGTGACGGTGACGGCCGGGTCATCCGCACGGGATTCCTGCGGCAGGTGGCCGACGCTCCCCGTACGGATGATGTCCCCGGCAGCGGGCCGCACCCGCCCCGCCAGGGTGTCGAGCAGCGTCGTCTTTCCCGCCCCGTTGCGGCCCACCAGGCCGATCCGGTCACCGGGGGCGACATGGAAGGAAACGCCGGACAGCAGAAGCCGGGCACCGACGCGCACGTCGGCACCACGAACGGTAATCATGGGTGAACACTCCGGAACAGCTCAAGGACACACGGGTGGCGTGGAAGCGGGTGTCCGAGCTAAGAAATCCGGGGGGTCGACATGGGGCCGAGGGTAGCGGGCGGTGGCCGCGCGGGGCGAGTGGTTTTCGGTCGCCGGGCCCGGCGCGCATTACGGAACCGGGGCGGTTCGGGCGTGGACCTCCGGAGGTTGTCCAAGATCCGGAAGTTCCGGACTTCCACCGGTACCGACACCTCCCCGAAGCCTTCGATACGGGGTTAATCTTCGCGACGTACACACTGAGTTGTGCTGCATCGCAGGTCACCACGGAGCAGCCTGCCGGGTGTGCTGTGCCCCGCGATGCGGCGGCATTTGTGGGGGCTCCATGCACGAAATGGTCAAGGGTGGCAACGTCGGTCTGGCCGCCCTGAGCGAGGACACCGGCTCGCTCGTAGTGAGTCTCAGCTGGAGCAGCGCGTCGGGAGACGGCGACGCGGACGTCTCCATTCTGCTGCTGGGCGCGGACGGCAAGGTGCGCAGCGACGCGGACTTCTTCTTCTACAACAATCCGGCCGCAGACGACGGCAGCGTGCAGTTACTCGGCAAGACGCCGACGGCCAACGGCAGCGAGGACCGGGTCGGCATCGATCTGACGGCCGTGCCCGCCGATGTCGAGCGCCTGGTGGTGGCGGCCAGCCAGTACGGTTCGGCGCGGTTCGGAGAGCTGGACGATCTGCGGGTGACGGTGGCCGACCGTACGGGCGAGCCGCTGCTCGGGTTCTCGATCAACGACGCCGGGGCGGAGAGCGCGTTCATCTTCGGGGAGCTGTACCGGCGGGGCGGGGAGTGGAAGTTCCGCGCGGTCGGGCAGGGTTACGAAACCGGCCTCGCCGGGCTGGCCACGGACTTCGGCATCACCGTGGACGACGACGAGGAGCCGGTGGCGCCGGAGGACGCGGAGCCGCAGGCTCCGCCGTCGCCCTTGGCGCAGGCGGAGACGGTGGTGGAGAAGCCGGTGCCGGCCACCCCGGTGGTGGCTCCCGCGCCTGCGGCCGATGCTCCGGCCCCCGTACCCGCCCAGCGGCCGGAACCGGAACCGGCCGCGGAACCGGCCCGGCGGTCCCGTGGCCCGCGTACGGCGAAGAAGAAGGTCACCCTCCCCAAGGTGGCGAAGAAGTCGCTCGCCGAGAACGACTCCTGGCGGCAGGCCCGGCTCTTTCCGGCGCCCACGCTCAAGAGTGACCGGGAGCGCGAGATGCGCGCGACCTCGGTGCTGCTCGCGGTGATGGCGCAGGTGCCGGAATTCGGCCGGCGGCTCACCGCGGCGTTCGGCGCCCCGGCGGGCCGGATGCAGACGTTCACCGAGGTCACGCTGCCGAACGGGGACACGCCCCGGCGCCCGGACGGGGTGATCCGGGTGGAGCGGGCGGGAAAGCTGTGGACCGCTCTGGTCGAGACGAAGACCAACGGCAACCCGCTGAAGTCGGAGCAGGTCCAGGACTACATGGACATCGCGGCCCGGCGCGGCTACGAAGCCGTGATCACGCTGTCCAACGACGTGGCGCTGGAGGGCAGTCCGCTGGTCGAGGTGAAGACCGACGGGCGCCGCAAGCACAAGGTGTCGCTGTGGCACCTGTCCTGGGCCGAGGTGGCGCACCAGGCGCAGCTGCTGATCCGGCACGAGGGCGTGGGCAACGCGGCGCACGCCTGGCTGCTCCAGGAGCTGCTGCACTACCTCCAGCACGAGAACTCCGGCTGCCACGGCTTCCAGAACATGGGCCCGGCCTGGGTGCCGGTCCGCAACGGCATCGATACGGACACGCTCTGCCAGGGCGACGAGCGCGCCGTGGCCGTCGTCGAGAGCTGGGAGCGGCTCATCCGCCAGGTCTGCCTGCGGCTCGGCGGGGAGCTGGGGCAGAAGGTGCTGCCCGTACAGCGGGCCAAGCGCGGTACCGACCAGGCGAGCCGCCGCGCGGAACTCGCCGACCGGCTGTGCGAGGAGGGCCGGCTGTCCGCCGAGCTGCGCATCGACACGACGCCCGGCATCCTGGCGATCACCGCTGATCTGCGGACCGGGAAGCTGCGTACCTCCATCGAGATCCCGGCCCCCGAGCAGGGGTACCCGCTCAGCTGGGTCAAGCGCCTGGTCCGGCAGCTCGCCGAGGCGCCGGCGGATCTGCATGTGGAGTCGCTGGTGGAGGGCAACCGGGGCCCGCGCGGCACGCTGGAACGGCTGCGCCCGGAACCGGGCGACCTGCTGCCCAAGGACGGGGCGGCCATCACCGGCTTCCGGCTCTCCCTCTTCAAGGGCATGGGCAGTACGCGCGGCAACGCGGAGTCCGGCTTCATCAGGAGTGTGGACGAGGCCGTGGACCGCTTCTATGCGAGCGTCGTCGCCCACCTCACCCAGTCCGGCGGCCCGGAGCGCCGGCCGGTGCGGCGCACCGCCGCGTCCGAGGCGGCCGCCCTCGGCTGAGAGCCCGTGCCCGAATGGTGTGGGGAAAGGCCCGTTTCCCGCCCGCGCCGGGAATTGTCCGGCACACAACGCCGGTCTCCGCGGTTTTTCCGCGAAGACCGGCGGGGCGGGACCCCATGGGTGCCGGAGGTCAGACCTCGGCGGCGATCCAGGCGATGTGCCAGCCGTTCTTGGCGGCGTATGCGGGGTCGATGGGCTGGCGGTCGACGCGGCGGACGTAGATGCGGAAGCCGGTGGGGGTGGCGTTGTACACGGTGTTTCCGCCGGTGGTCATCCACATGCGGTCGTCGCCGGTGAGGGCGGCGATATACGCGGGCGTGTCGGTGAACCCGCCCTCGCTCGTGTCGACGTCGAGGTAAACGCCGTCGCCATTGCGGTCGGGATAGTTCTGCCAGCCTTCGCCGGGGGCCGTCCTGCCGGAAAGGAACTTGCCGTTCTGCATTGCTTGCTCCTGTCGCGTCCTCGTCGGAATGCGGACCGGCGATCCACTGATCGGCGGCCCTGGCAGTTTGTGCCCGAAAGTTGGGCATTAGCAAGGCCGTTCGACAGAGTTGGCCAGATGTGGGGAGTGCGAACGGGTGGTGGCCCGGTGGCCGGTTCGGAGGGTTGACCCGGGGGCCGTACGGGCCTAGTCGGGAGGTCCGACGGGCTTCATGATTCTTTTCGGGTGGGGTTGACAGCCCCCGGCCGTCTTACAAACCTTGGACGCAGCCATTGCTTGGCGGCCCCGGCACCATCGACGCATGAGGAATTCGCGATCCGGGCCTCGCGACATGGATCTCTCCGGTACCGCGGCGCATATGCCGCACCGGAGCAGCCGATACGGCCTCTGTGTCGAACGCCGACGACGTCCCGTGCCGCGCTCGCCGCACCGCTTCCCCGGCACGAGGCCGATGACGGGCTTTTGGAGAGGGTTGTGGCAGCGCCGAAGGAGTCGAGGACAGGTGCGGGGGACGATGCGACGCGAAACCCGCGGATCAATTCGCGGGCGAGGGTACCGGTGGCCGCCGGCAACGGACCGGACGCCCGGTATGAATTCCGGGCCGCCGCGGAATGGGCGGAATTCGGTGCGGTGATCGATCTGGCCTACGGCGGCCATCCGCACTCCCCCGCGCACAGCGCCGTGGTCGGTGCGTTATTCGAACCCAAACGTTCCCTTGTCGCGTGTTACGGCGGCCGCCCGTGCGCCACCTTCGCCGGATACGCGCTGGAAATGACGCTGCCCGGCGGCCCGGTTCCGGTGGCCGGCATCGGATATGTCGCGGTGGCGCCGCCCCACCGGCGGCGCGGCCTGATGCGCGAGCTGCTGCGGCGGGCGCTCACCGCGCTGCACGAGGAGCGGGGCGAGCCGGTCGCGGTCCTGCACTCGACCGAGCCGGGCATCTACGGGCGGTTCGGGTTCGGCCTGGCATCCCAGGCCGTCGAACTGTCCGTACCGCCCGAGGCACGCGCTTTCACGCACGAGCCGGACGGCGACGGCCTGACGCCGGAGGTCCTCTCACCCGAGGACGCGAGCGCCGCCGTCGCCGCCGTCTACGACGCCTGCCTGCCCGAGCGTCCCGGCATGCTGCGGCGCGACGCCGCCT includes:
- a CDS encoding class I SAM-dependent methyltransferase translates to MTPRSFDDLVAEAESVSVAGWDFSWLDGRATEQRPSWGYQRSLGTRLAGATAALDIQTGGGEVLAGAGPLPPVMAATESWPPNVAKATALLHPLGAVVVADPDEPPLPFADGAFDLVTSRHPATVWWSEIARVLRPGGTYFAQHVGPASVFELVEYFLGPQPEEVRRKRHPDDESRDAEAAGLEIADLRAESLRMEFFDIGAVIYFLRKVIWMVPGFTVDGYRDRLRELDAKIRAEGPFVAHSTRFLIEARKPA
- the alaS gene encoding alanine--tRNA ligase, whose product is MRTAEIRRRFLDFFAERGHTVVPSAPLPTPDPTLLFVNAGMVPFKPYLTGEVAAPWPRATSVQKCVRTLDIEEVGKTTRHGSFFQMNGNFSFGDYFKEEAIRFAWELSTGPVADGGYGLDPDRIWVTVHHTDDEARDLWRRIAGLPEERIVSRGDEDNFWSMGVPGPCGPCSELYYDRGPKYGRAGGPEVDEDRYMEFWNLVFMQYERGEGTGKSGYPILGELPRRNIDTGMGLERMATLLQGVDNLYEIDETRPVLDRAAELAGVRYGDDEHNDVRLRVVADHVRTALMLLADGTTPGNEGRGYVLRRILRRAVRSMRQLGYEDRALPELLAVARDCMAPSYPEVAESYERIAGQAAGEEDAFRATLRQGTAVLDTAVGKVKAEGGRSLPGKQAFLLHDTYGFPIDLTLEMAAEQGVEVDREGFAALMREQRERARADARARKSGGAVDMSALRTVLDEHGPTDWRAWDTLETDSKVLAVLGAQGPVPVAREGDIVTVVLDRTPFYAESGGQDSDAGRLSGTSVEAEVLDVQRPLPGLVAHQIRVTAGELALGDALHAAVDPEWRLGARQAHSGTHVLHAALREILGPTALQSGSYNRPGYLRLDFPWRGGLSATVRSEVEEAANRALRRDLPVGVKWMTLPEAKELGALALFDETYGEKVRVVEIGGSWSRELCGGTHVEHASQVGVVALTAESSVGAGMRRLEASVGIEGFGYLARERDLVAQIAEQVQAPRAELADRVAGLLERLKATDRENQRLRQQATVARAAGLADSAVQAGAFRVVTATADGGDEARALAMAVRDRMPAGQPAAVAVGSATDGKAALVVALNKSGKEAGASASDLVKRLLNGRGGGSPELAQGGGLPADRLPETLAALPKLIAEKA
- a CDS encoding ABC-F family ATP-binding cassette domain-containing protein; the protein is MITVRGADVRVGARLLLSGVSFHVAPGDRIGLVGRNGAGKTTLLDTLAGRVRPAAGDIIRTGSVGHLPQESRADDPAVTVTGRILSARGLDQAVHDLRRATEALADAVGAAAQEKAMAAYARAEDAFQACGGYAAEAEAARVAAGVGLPERVLHQPVGGLSGGQRRRVELARILFAGHGTLLLDEPTNHLDADSVAWLRGFLSAYRGGLVVISHDTGLLADTVNRVFHLDPARAALDVHNTGWHTYLAQRAADERRRTRERANAERKAAALHSQADKTRAHVATAASAKNMARRADRMLAELEPVRRAEKTARIRLPEPAPCGRVPLGAVGLAKAYGEHRVLDGVDLAVDRGSRLVVLGLNGAGKTTLLRLLAGRETPDAGRVVAGHGLRLGYFAQEHDTLDPSRTVRENLAAAAPHLTDGEARHVLGAFLFSGDDADKPVRVLSGGEKTRLALAGLVHSRANVLLLDEPTNHLDPASRDEVLAAVGAYPGAIVLVSHDPGAVEALRPDRVLVLPEGTEDLWGREYAELVELA
- a CDS encoding peroxiredoxin-like family protein, translated to MSLNAELHAFFTDRYPQIPAAARAVMERAGRELAESGQAAGAPGPGTPAPDFTLPAADGRKVTLSSLLAEGPVVLTFYRGAWCPYCNLALRSLQEHHAAIIARGARLVAVSPQVPDESLTLAQKHELAFDVLSDVGSEVAERYGIAFDLPEDLAAVYDSFGFEMQRVNGGHPRTLPLPATFVIDRTGTVRWTFADPDYVKRAEPADILAALDALPAA
- a CDS encoding carbon-nitrogen hydrolase; translated protein: MRVITALTPPASPARTRPAERGPLRVALVQQRWHRDPDEHRAALKEGIRLAAAEGARVVCLQELTLSPYFAVVRKDDHPEPAEPEDLRTGPTVSFAAEAAREYGVYVHASLYERADPEPGPDGTVTPDGLGYNTAVLVAPDGTLAGRTRKTHIPVTEGYYEDHWFRPGPAGADAFPVHTVEHAAFGLPTCWDQWFPELARAYSLAGAEVLVYPTAIGSEPGHPGFDTQPLWQKVITGNAIANGTFMIVPNRTGTEGPLTFYGSSFIADPYGRVLAQAPRDEPAVLVADLDLDARRDWLELFPFLTTRRPDAYGALTETS
- a CDS encoding TetR/AcrR family transcriptional regulator; this translates as MPDIKHFDPDAALEAVVRLFWERGVTATGIQEVVDRTGVSRSSLYATFGGKQDLYLAALRRYVEQWSRPAFARLAADPRGLPAVTEFFTELIRLRCHGPYARWGCLIANAHTGPSSADPAVRQLLEEHHQSLVDALRSVLHTAAAHDQLASGTDPDAVAGLLALLAYGVNLRSRTGADPAALEATVMGALALYAK
- a CDS encoding LacI family DNA-binding transcriptional regulator, which encodes MTSRRTVTLLDVARAAGVSKSTVSDALQGSGRVAEETRRRVRDAADRLGYRPNSAARRLRRASTGALGLHLPRTATRLDYYMTLAFGAVTRAQEDGLDVVLLAPDGGAAGRLASRVDGLLVIDPEAADDAVTGLLDAGVPVVTGERYLGPATAPAGAVVCDNAASLTALLDHVRAAGARRPALLAPAGTSAWATALRDTAADWGRTHGCDVAVRTVPFAATPDEAARATADLLADDPAVDAVLCAPDGAAIGVLRAVSESGRTTGRDLLVASCVDGAALRGSAPPVTAIDLRPDAYGRACAALLCDILAGRAAPETVRHHEWELRVRASTRPEAGETPT
- a CDS encoding TerD family protein: MVKGGNVGLAALSEDTGSLVVSLSWSSASGDGDADVSILLLGADGKVRSDADFFFYNNPAADDGSVQLLGKTPTANGSEDRVGIDLTAVPADVERLVVAASQYGSARFGELDDLRVTVADRTGEPLLGFSINDAGAESAFIFGELYRRGGEWKFRAVGQGYETGLAGLATDFGITVDDDEEPVAPEDAEPQAPPSPLAQAETVVEKPVPATPVVAPAPAADAPAPVPAQRPEPEPAAEPARRSRGPRTAKKKVTLPKVAKKSLAENDSWRQARLFPAPTLKSDREREMRATSVLLAVMAQVPEFGRRLTAAFGAPAGRMQTFTEVTLPNGDTPRRPDGVIRVERAGKLWTALVETKTNGNPLKSEQVQDYMDIAARRGYEAVITLSNDVALEGSPLVEVKTDGRRKHKVSLWHLSWAEVAHQAQLLIRHEGVGNAAHAWLLQELLHYLQHENSGCHGFQNMGPAWVPVRNGIDTDTLCQGDERAVAVVESWERLIRQVCLRLGGELGQKVLPVQRAKRGTDQASRRAELADRLCEEGRLSAELRIDTTPGILAITADLRTGKLRTSIEIPAPEQGYPLSWVKRLVRQLAEAPADLHVESLVEGNRGPRGTLERLRPEPGDLLPKDGAAITGFRLSLFKGMGSTRGNAESGFIRSVDEAVDRFYASVVAHLTQSGGPERRPVRRTAASEAAALG